One segment of uncultured Propionivibrio sp. DNA contains the following:
- a CDS encoding ABC transporter permease, with translation MNYLLRRLLAVIPVLAVVAVIVFLLLRLAPGDPAVIIAGDTASAEDIEHIRQTLGLNRPVVEQFVSWIGQILRGDLGNSVFTGMPVAEMIRQRVEPTLWISALTMAFAVVFAVPMGIIAAWKAGTWVDRAVSGLAVAAFSLPVFVIGYGLVYGFSTQLDWFPVQGFKSLSDGFIPFIHHLALPVVSGGLIYMALLARMTRSTMLEVLAQDYIRTARAKGLSSQRLLLRHALKNAAVPIVTTIGLGIAMLLSGVIVTESVFAIPGIGRLTVDSILRRDYPVIQGIVLVTATAYVLINLITDLLYGLFDPRIRY, from the coding sequence ATGAACTATCTGCTCAGGCGCTTGCTGGCCGTCATCCCGGTATTGGCCGTCGTCGCCGTCATCGTCTTCCTGCTCCTGCGCCTCGCCCCCGGCGATCCCGCCGTCATCATCGCCGGCGACACGGCGAGCGCCGAGGATATCGAACACATCCGCCAGACACTCGGCCTCAACCGGCCGGTGGTCGAGCAGTTCGTCAGCTGGATCGGCCAGATCCTGCGCGGCGATCTCGGCAACTCGGTGTTCACCGGCATGCCGGTCGCCGAGATGATCCGCCAGCGTGTCGAGCCAACCCTGTGGATTTCGGCGCTGACCATGGCCTTCGCCGTCGTCTTCGCCGTACCGATGGGCATCATCGCTGCCTGGAAGGCCGGCACCTGGGTCGATCGTGCCGTCTCCGGACTCGCCGTCGCGGCCTTCTCGCTGCCGGTGTTCGTCATCGGTTACGGCTTGGTCTACGGTTTCTCGACCCAGCTCGACTGGTTCCCGGTGCAGGGCTTCAAGAGCCTCTCGGACGGCTTCATTCCCTTCATCCACCACCTTGCCCTGCCGGTCGTCAGCGGCGGACTGATCTACATGGCCTTGCTGGCGCGGATGACGCGCTCGACGATGCTGGAAGTGCTGGCCCAGGACTACATCCGTACCGCGCGCGCCAAGGGCCTCTCGTCGCAGCGCCTGTTGCTGCGCCACGCGCTCAAGAACGCCGCGGTGCCGATCGTCACGACCATCGGTCTCGGCATCGCCATGCTGCTTTCCGGCGTCATCGTCACCGAGAGCGTCTTCGCCATCCCCGGCATCGGCCGCCTCACCGTCGACTCGATCCTGCGCCGCGACTACCCGGTGATCCAGGGCATCGTGCTGGTGACGGCTACGGCCTATGTCCTTATCAACCTGATCACCGACCTGCTCTACGGTCTGTTCGATCCGCGCATCCGCTACTGA
- a CDS encoding ABC transporter permease — protein sequence MDSPMIAALEARLERQRRQPRILVFARRHPVLVAGAALLATMVLLALLAPWLAPHDPTEMNVLQRLKPPSADYLLGTDALGRDILSRTLYGARVSLLVGVSVALFSALVGLGIGTVAGFNRVADRIIMRIMDGMMAIPGILLAVALMTLIRASIATVVIAIAMPEIPRVVRLVRSLVLTIREQPYIEAARAMGTRLPMILLRHVIPNLLTPLIVQASFIWASAMIFEAYLSFLGAGTPPEVPSWGNMMAEGRSVVQLAFGIILYPGIFLGLTVLAVNLVGDGLRDLLDPRIGRKL from the coding sequence ATGGACAGCCCGATGATCGCCGCCCTCGAAGCCCGGCTCGAACGACAGCGCCGGCAGCCTCGTATTCTTGTCTTCGCCCGGCGCCATCCGGTGCTTGTCGCCGGTGCCGCGCTGCTCGCGACGATGGTGCTGCTGGCCCTGCTGGCACCCTGGCTGGCGCCGCACGACCCGACCGAAATGAACGTGCTGCAGCGCCTGAAACCGCCCTCGGCCGACTACCTGCTCGGCACCGACGCGCTCGGCCGCGACATCCTTTCGCGCACCCTCTACGGCGCGCGCGTCTCGCTGCTCGTCGGCGTCTCGGTCGCGCTCTTCTCGGCGCTGGTCGGACTCGGCATCGGCACCGTCGCCGGCTTCAACCGCGTTGCCGACCGCATCATCATGCGCATCATGGACGGCATGATGGCGATTCCCGGCATCCTGCTCGCCGTCGCGCTGATGACGCTGATCCGCGCCAGCATCGCCACCGTCGTCATCGCCATCGCCATGCCCGAGATCCCGCGCGTCGTCCGCCTCGTCCGCTCGCTCGTGCTGACGATCCGCGAGCAGCCCTACATCGAAGCCGCCCGCGCGATGGGAACGCGGCTGCCGATGATCCTGCTCCGCCACGTCATTCCCAACCTGCTGACGCCGCTGATCGTGCAGGCCAGTTTCATCTGGGCCTCGGCAATGATTTTCGAGGCCTACCTCTCCTTCCTCGGCGCCGGTACGCCGCCCGAGGTGCCGAGCTGGGGCAACATGATGGCCGAGGGCCGCTCGGTCGTTCAGCTCGCCTTCGGCATCATCCTGTATCCGGGCATTTTCCTCGGCCTCACCGTGCTCGCCGTCAATCTCGTCGGCGACGGCCTGCGCGACCTGCTCGACCCGCGTATCGGGAGAAAACTGTGA
- a CDS encoding ABC transporter ATP-binding protein: MSTPILEIDDLRIAFASPDGIVRAVDGVSWQLNAGEMLGIVGESGCGKSVTAMSILRLLPGPPAMFASGAIRFRGEDLLAASEARMRALRGNAISMIFQDPMTSLNPVLTIGEQIAEVLILHQKLSKRAAWTRAGEMLDLVGIPDPARRLTDYPHQFSGGMRQRAMIALALACNPAVLIADEPTTALDVTIQAQIMELLARLRREMGTAIVLITHDLGVVAECCDRVVVMYAGTKVEEARVDTLFARPSHPYTRGLLAAMPELDTPGDASHRRLAEIPGMVPSLKQAAVGCRFAPRCALADERCRQTIPALVPAAGEHADHLAACFRAHEPLPGTVA; this comes from the coding sequence GTGAGCACCCCGATTCTCGAGATCGACGACCTGCGCATCGCCTTCGCCAGTCCCGACGGCATCGTCCGAGCGGTGGACGGCGTCTCCTGGCAGCTGAACGCCGGCGAAATGCTCGGCATCGTCGGCGAATCCGGCTGCGGCAAAAGCGTCACGGCGATGTCGATCCTGCGCCTCCTGCCCGGACCGCCGGCGATGTTCGCCAGCGGCGCCATCCGCTTTCGCGGCGAGGACCTGCTCGCCGCCAGCGAAGCGCGGATGCGGGCGCTGCGCGGCAATGCCATCTCGATGATCTTCCAGGACCCGATGACCTCGCTCAATCCGGTGCTGACGATCGGAGAGCAGATTGCCGAAGTGCTGATCCTGCACCAGAAGCTGTCCAAACGTGCCGCCTGGACCCGCGCCGGCGAGATGCTCGATCTCGTCGGCATTCCCGACCCGGCCCGCCGCCTCACCGACTACCCGCACCAGTTCTCGGGCGGCATGCGCCAGCGGGCGATGATCGCGCTGGCGCTCGCCTGCAATCCGGCCGTGCTGATTGCCGACGAGCCGACCACCGCGCTCGACGTGACGATCCAGGCGCAGATCATGGAACTCCTTGCCCGGCTGCGCCGCGAGATGGGGACGGCGATCGTGCTGATCACCCACGATCTCGGCGTCGTCGCCGAATGCTGCGACCGCGTCGTCGTCATGTACGCCGGCACCAAGGTCGAGGAAGCCCGCGTCGATACGCTCTTCGCCCGCCCCAGCCACCCCTACACGCGCGGCCTGCTCGCCGCGATGCCCGAACTCGACACGCCAGGTGACGCCAGCCATCGCCGTCTCGCCGAAATCCCGGGCATGGTGCCGTCGCTGAAACAGGCCGCCGTCGGCTGCCGTTTCGCGCCGCGTTGCGCCCTCGCCGACGAGCGTTGCCGGCAGACGATCCCGGCGCTCGTCCCCGCTGCCGGCGAACATGCGGACCATCTCGCCGCCTGTTTCCGCGCCCACGAACCCCTGCCAGGAACCGTCGCATGA
- a CDS encoding dipeptide ABC transporter ATP-binding protein yields MSVVAFPRPLLEVRDLVKHYPTRTFWRDSPPVKAVDGISFTLGAGETLGLVGESGCGKSTAAKTLLRLIEPTAGQILFDGTDIATLSPAAFRPYRRELQIVFQDPYASLNPRLRAGEIVAEPLRNFGWDSRDGEQRVADLFTRVGLNTDALKKYPHEFSGGQRQRLGIARALALNPRLIVLDEPVSALDVSIQAQVINLLEDLQADLGLSYIFVAHDLAVVRHISHRVAVMYLGRIVEIGPVDTLFTRPLHPYTRALLSAVPKISSAARQDRVLLKGDLPSPANPPSGCTFRTRCPQARPECAERAPQLVAHGDQHQVSCHFAGASA; encoded by the coding sequence ATGAGCGTCGTCGCCTTTCCCCGCCCGCTGCTCGAAGTGCGCGACCTCGTCAAGCATTACCCGACCCGCACGTTCTGGCGCGACAGTCCTCCGGTGAAAGCCGTCGACGGCATTTCGTTCACGCTCGGCGCCGGCGAGACGCTCGGCCTCGTCGGCGAATCCGGATGCGGCAAATCGACGGCGGCGAAAACGCTGCTGCGGTTGATCGAACCGACTGCCGGCCAGATCCTGTTCGACGGCACCGATATCGCAACGCTCTCGCCGGCCGCCTTTCGTCCCTACCGGCGCGAACTGCAGATCGTTTTCCAGGATCCCTACGCCTCGCTCAACCCGCGCCTGCGCGCCGGCGAAATCGTCGCCGAACCGCTGCGCAATTTCGGCTGGGACAGCCGCGACGGCGAACAACGCGTCGCCGACCTCTTCACCCGCGTCGGCCTCAACACCGACGCCCTGAAAAAATACCCGCACGAGTTTTCCGGCGGGCAGCGCCAGCGCCTCGGCATCGCCCGCGCCCTGGCGCTGAACCCGCGCCTGATCGTCCTCGACGAACCGGTGTCGGCACTCGACGTCTCGATCCAGGCGCAGGTCATCAACCTGCTCGAAGACCTGCAGGCCGACCTCGGCCTCTCCTATATCTTCGTCGCGCACGACCTCGCCGTCGTCCGCCACATCAGCCACCGCGTTGCCGTCATGTACCTCGGCCGCATCGTCGAGATCGGCCCGGTCGACACCTTGTTCACCCGTCCGCTGCATCCGTATACGCGTGCGCTGCTGTCGGCCGTGCCGAAAATTTCGTCGGCCGCGCGCCAGGACCGCGTCCTGCTCAAGGGCGACCTGCCAAGCCCGGCCAATCCGCCCTCCGGTTGCACCTTCCGCACGCGCTGTCCGCAGGCCCGCCCGGAATGCGCCGAACGTGCGCCGCAACTCGTCGCGCACGGCGACCAGCACCAGGTCTCCTGCCATTTCGCCGGGGCGTCGGCCTGA
- a CDS encoding Zn-dependent hydrolase, which yields MTTAKTPRIDGERLLRRLNDLGAIGAIDGGGCARLALTDADKAGRDLVCGWMHELGLSVSIDAIGNAVGIRAGRRSGPPIMAGSHIDTVRTGGRYDGNLGVLAGLEVVAALNDAGVETEHPLAVAFFTNEEGSRFAPDMMGSLVFTGELPLDTALATVGIDGARVGDELARIGYAGDTPVPRPAPRAYVELHIEQGPVLDHENVEIGVVESVQGISWTEIEIGGVSNHAGTTPMSLRCDPGWAAGSIIAFVRDLAREIGGSQVATVGRIEFFPNLINVVPERAVLTVDLRNTDETTLRQAEARLHAHLDTLRAQEKVTITTRRLARFEPVPFAPEMTALIERHAKAQGRSTRRLPSGAGHDAQILAAVCPAAMIFVPSVKGISHNVREFTPPDQLEAGANVLLSVLCELAGADA from the coding sequence ATGACCACTGCCAAGACACCCCGGATCGACGGCGAGCGCCTGCTCCGTCGGCTCAACGACCTCGGCGCCATCGGTGCCATCGACGGCGGCGGTTGCGCCCGCCTCGCCCTGACCGACGCCGACAAGGCCGGACGCGACCTCGTCTGCGGCTGGATGCACGAACTGGGTCTTTCCGTCAGCATCGACGCCATCGGCAACGCCGTCGGCATCCGCGCCGGCCGTCGTTCCGGTCCGCCGATCATGGCCGGATCGCACATCGATACCGTCCGCACCGGCGGCCGCTATGACGGCAATCTCGGCGTACTGGCCGGGCTCGAAGTCGTCGCCGCGCTCAATGATGCCGGCGTCGAAACCGAACACCCGCTGGCGGTCGCCTTCTTCACCAACGAGGAAGGGTCGCGCTTCGCCCCGGACATGATGGGTAGCCTCGTCTTCACCGGCGAACTGCCACTCGACACCGCGCTCGCCACCGTCGGCATCGACGGCGCCCGCGTCGGCGACGAACTCGCCCGCATCGGTTATGCCGGCGACACGCCGGTGCCGCGTCCGGCGCCACGCGCCTATGTCGAACTGCATATCGAACAGGGCCCGGTGCTCGACCACGAAAACGTGGAGATCGGCGTCGTCGAATCGGTGCAGGGCATTTCCTGGACCGAGATCGAGATCGGCGGTGTCTCCAATCATGCCGGCACGACACCGATGTCGCTGCGTTGCGACCCCGGCTGGGCCGCCGGGTCGATCATCGCTTTCGTCCGCGACCTGGCGCGCGAGATCGGCGGCAGCCAGGTCGCCACGGTCGGACGGATCGAATTTTTCCCGAACCTGATCAACGTCGTGCCTGAACGCGCCGTCCTCACCGTCGACCTGCGCAACACCGACGAGACGACGCTGCGCCAGGCCGAGGCCCGCCTGCACGCCCATCTGGACACGCTGCGCGCGCAGGAAAAGGTGACGATCACGACGCGCCGGCTGGCGCGCTTCGAACCGGTCCCCTTCGCACCGGAGATGACCGCGCTGATCGAACGCCACGCCAAGGCGCAGGGACGCTCGACGCGCCGCTTGCCGAGCGGCGCCGGACACGACGCGCAGATTCTGGCGGCGGTCTGCCCGGCGGCGATGATTTTCGTCCCGAGTGTCAAGGGCATCAGCCATAACGTCCGGGAGTTCACTCCCCCCGATCAACTCGAAGCCGGCGCCAATGTCCTGCTGTCGGTTCTGTGCGAACTGGCCGGCGCCGACGCCTGA
- a CDS encoding D-aminoacylase — MKTLFKDGLIIDGSGTAAVTADLLVVDGTIAAIGHLAAEAGTQVIDARDRIVCPGFIDTHTHSDLAAIIDPALSAKIRQGITTELLGQDGVALAPLPEQYITPWRKNIAGLDGDTDLIDWKFRDTDGYLALLAAHRPATNLSYLVPHGNVRMEAMGLDGRAATRDEVTRMCEILDRELAAGAYGFSTGLIYMPCAFGDTHELVELCKVTARRGGIFVVHQRSEADDILASTQELIDITRASGVHLHISHMKVCGKKNWGLIDPMLDMLERAQQEGMKISYDQYPYVAGSTMLGVILPPWVHAGGTDKLLERLADPAARTQMIADIERGIPGWDNFIDFAGLDQIFVTSVKTERNADAVGLNLVQLGELRGKDPYNATFDLLYQEDNAVGMVDFYGTEEHVIKFLCRPEQNVCTDGLMGRGKPHPRVFGAFPRVLGKYVREEKRLSWEAAIHKMTGKPAAVLGLSDRGLLRPGYAADIVMLNPATVIDKGSFIEPNQYPDGVDAVMVNGAFAFVGGIETGARSGRVLRKAY; from the coding sequence GTGAAAACCCTCTTCAAAGATGGCCTGATCATTGACGGCAGCGGCACCGCCGCCGTCACCGCCGACCTGCTCGTCGTCGATGGCACCATCGCCGCCATCGGACACCTGGCCGCAGAAGCCGGCACGCAGGTCATCGATGCCCGCGATCGCATCGTCTGCCCCGGCTTCATCGACACCCACACCCACTCGGACCTCGCCGCGATCATCGACCCGGCGCTCTCGGCCAAGATCCGGCAAGGCATCACCACCGAACTGCTCGGCCAGGACGGCGTCGCGCTGGCGCCGCTGCCGGAGCAGTACATCACGCCCTGGCGCAAGAACATCGCCGGCCTCGACGGCGACACCGACCTGATCGACTGGAAATTCCGCGACACCGACGGCTACCTCGCGCTGCTCGCCGCGCATCGCCCGGCGACCAACCTCAGCTATCTCGTGCCACACGGCAACGTGCGCATGGAAGCAATGGGACTCGACGGCCGCGCCGCCACCCGCGACGAAGTGACCCGGATGTGCGAGATCCTCGACCGCGAACTGGCCGCCGGCGCCTACGGCTTCTCCACCGGCCTCATCTACATGCCCTGCGCCTTCGGCGATACGCACGAACTCGTCGAACTGTGCAAGGTCACCGCGCGGCGCGGCGGCATCTTCGTCGTGCATCAGCGCAGCGAGGCCGACGACATCCTCGCCTCGACGCAGGAACTCATCGACATCACGCGGGCTTCGGGCGTGCATCTGCACATCTCGCACATGAAAGTCTGCGGCAAGAAGAACTGGGGGCTGATCGACCCGATGCTCGACATGCTGGAACGCGCCCAGCAGGAAGGCATGAAGATCTCCTACGATCAGTATCCCTACGTCGCCGGCAGCACCATGCTCGGCGTCATCCTGCCGCCCTGGGTGCATGCGGGCGGCACCGACAAGTTGCTCGAACGCCTCGCCGATCCCGCCGCACGCACGCAGATGATCGCCGACATCGAGCGCGGCATCCCCGGCTGGGACAACTTCATCGACTTCGCCGGCCTCGACCAGATCTTCGTCACCAGCGTCAAGACCGAGCGCAATGCCGACGCCGTCGGCCTCAACCTCGTCCAGCTCGGCGAGCTGCGCGGCAAGGATCCCTACAACGCCACCTTCGACCTGCTCTACCAGGAAGACAATGCCGTGGGCATGGTCGATTTCTACGGCACCGAGGAGCACGTCATCAAGTTCCTCTGCCGTCCCGAGCAGAACGTCTGTACCGACGGGCTGATGGGCCGCGGCAAGCCGCATCCGCGCGTCTTCGGCGCCTTCCCGCGCGTGCTCGGCAAGTACGTACGCGAGGAAAAACGCCTGAGCTGGGAAGCGGCTATCCACAAGATGACCGGTAAGCCGGCCGCCGTGCTCGGTCTTTCCGACCGCGGCCTGCTCCGCCCCGGCTATGCCGCCGACATCGTCATGCTCAACCCGGCGACGGTCATCGACAAGGGCAGCTTCATCGAACCCAATCAATATCCGGACGGCGTCGACGCGGTGATGGTCAACGGCGCCTTCGCCTTCGTCGGCGGCATCGAGACCGGCGCCCGCAGCGGACGGGTATTGCGCAAGGCTTACTGA
- a CDS encoding MurR/RpiR family transcriptional regulator — MKKTGPAKNKKEFTLIDERIGALTETLPDSERKLAELLSSRQVLLATHSATELAALAGSSKAAVTRFIQRVGYKSFAEARREAREAQCWGAPAFQYAPDLSSVSEDAFAKHLQSDLDNLARTFERLNPKTVERAIDAIVKARRVAVIGYRNSHALAQYLVRQLVLLKDAVTLLPQAGQTVGEDLAGFTADDMIIVLAFRRRVPVVDQIVQHARQIGLPALILTDAGTPANEVPGDWRIVCETRGSAQFDSYAAAMSVLNLLVSTLALRPEIANKHRLLQAERLHSAFSEL; from the coding sequence ATGAAAAAGACCGGTCCGGCCAAGAACAAGAAGGAATTCACGCTGATCGACGAGCGCATCGGGGCGCTCACCGAGACGCTACCCGACTCCGAGCGCAAGCTGGCGGAACTCCTGTCGTCGCGACAGGTGCTGCTCGCCACGCACTCGGCAACCGAACTCGCGGCCCTCGCCGGCAGCTCCAAAGCGGCCGTCACCCGTTTCATCCAGCGCGTCGGTTACAAGAGCTTCGCCGAAGCCCGGCGCGAGGCACGCGAAGCGCAATGCTGGGGCGCCCCGGCATTTCAATATGCACCCGACCTGTCGAGCGTCTCCGAAGACGCCTTCGCCAAACACCTGCAGAGCGACCTCGACAACCTGGCGCGTACCTTTGAGCGGCTCAACCCGAAAACCGTCGAGCGCGCCATCGACGCCATCGTCAAGGCACGCCGTGTCGCTGTCATCGGCTATCGCAACAGCCATGCGCTGGCCCAGTACCTGGTCCGCCAGCTGGTCCTGCTCAAGGACGCCGTCACGCTGCTGCCGCAGGCCGGCCAGACGGTCGGCGAGGATCTCGCCGGTTTCACGGCCGACGACATGATCATCGTTCTGGCCTTCCGGCGCCGTGTCCCGGTCGTCGACCAGATCGTCCAGCACGCCCGCCAGATCGGCCTGCCGGCGCTGATCCTGACCGACGCGGGGACGCCGGCCAATGAAGTGCCCGGCGACTGGCGCATCGTCTGCGAAACGCGCGGTTCGGCGCAATTCGATTCCTACGCGGCAGCGATGAGCGTGCTCAACCTGCTCGTCTCGACGCTGGCGCTACGCCCCGAGATCGCCAACAAGCACCGGCTGCTCCAGGCCGAACGCCTGCACAGCGCCTTCAGCGAACTTTAA
- a CDS encoding EamA family transporter, with protein sequence MTNGSWVYWALLSAVFAALTAIFAKIGIQGVDSDLATLVRTGIIIVVLSAFVWFAGKWSNPFALPGKTWLFLTLSGLATGASWVCYFRALQIGEASKVAPIDKLSLVLVALFAVVFLGERPSVKDWTGIAMVAGGVLVLALKR encoded by the coding sequence ATGACCAACGGCAGCTGGGTTTACTGGGCGCTACTGTCCGCCGTCTTCGCCGCGCTGACCGCGATTTTCGCCAAGATCGGCATCCAGGGCGTCGACTCGGACCTCGCCACGCTGGTCCGCACCGGCATCATCATCGTCGTGCTCTCGGCCTTCGTCTGGTTCGCCGGCAAATGGAGCAACCCCTTCGCGCTGCCGGGCAAGACCTGGCTGTTTCTCACGCTCTCCGGGCTCGCCACCGGCGCGTCCTGGGTCTGTTACTTCCGCGCGCTGCAGATCGGCGAAGCGTCGAAAGTCGCGCCGATCGACAAGCTGAGCCTCGTGCTGGTCGCCCTCTTCGCCGTCGTCTTCCTCGGCGAACGGCCGTCGGTCAAGGACTGGACCGGCATCGCCATGGTCGCCGGCGGCGTCCTCGTCCTCGCGCTCAAACGCTAA
- the mce gene encoding methylmalonyl-CoA epimerase, protein MNLTHIEHIGIAVKSLDDAIPFWEKQLGMKCYSIEEVKEQKVRTAFFKIGQSKIELLESTDPEGPIGKFIEKKGEGVQHIAFAVEGLQSNLDELAGKGVQLIDKAPRKGAEGLNIAFLHPKSTAGVLMELCEDPKK, encoded by the coding sequence ATGAATCTGACGCACATTGAGCACATCGGCATTGCCGTCAAGAGCCTCGACGACGCCATCCCGTTCTGGGAGAAGCAACTCGGCATGAAGTGCTACTCGATCGAAGAAGTGAAGGAACAGAAGGTTCGCACCGCCTTCTTCAAGATCGGTCAGTCGAAGATCGAACTGCTCGAGTCGACCGATCCGGAAGGCCCGATCGGCAAGTTCATCGAGAAGAAGGGTGAGGGCGTCCAGCACATCGCGTTCGCCGTCGAAGGCCTCCAGTCGAACCTCGACGAGCTCGCCGGCAAGGGCGTTCAGCTGATCGACAAGGCCCCGCGCAAGGGCGCCGAAGGCCTGAACATCGCCTTCCTGCATCCGAAGTCCACGGCCGGCGTGCTGATGGAACTCTGCGAAGATCCGAAAAAGTAA
- the lgt gene encoding prolipoprotein diacylglyceryl transferase, with amino-acid sequence MLIHPQFNPVAVQLGPVAIHWYGLMYLAAFLQFIALGRVRIRRQLAPAGWTAAHLDDLLFYGVLGVVLGGRLGEVLFYAPGYYFSHPSEILAVWKGGMSFHGGFLGVLVAMTLYARKTGQHWFDITDFIAPLVPLGLAAGRIGNFINGELWGRVCDPSLPWAMVFPQSGSLVPRHPSQLYQAGLEGVLLFVLLWIYAGKARPRTAVSGAFLLGYGVFRFIAEYFRSPDDGIFGLSEVVSMGQWLSLPMVVLGIVLLIRANRSLSAEVRN; translated from the coding sequence ATGTTGATCCATCCCCAGTTCAATCCCGTCGCGGTGCAGCTCGGACCGGTGGCGATCCACTGGTACGGACTGATGTACCTGGCGGCTTTCCTCCAGTTCATTGCGCTCGGGCGGGTGCGCATCCGCCGGCAGCTGGCGCCGGCCGGGTGGACGGCGGCGCATCTCGACGATCTGCTCTTCTACGGCGTGCTTGGCGTCGTCCTCGGCGGCCGCCTCGGCGAGGTGCTGTTTTACGCGCCCGGCTATTACTTCTCGCATCCGTCCGAAATCCTGGCGGTCTGGAAAGGCGGCATGTCCTTCCACGGTGGTTTCCTCGGCGTGCTCGTTGCCATGACGCTCTACGCCCGCAAGACCGGGCAGCACTGGTTCGACATCACCGATTTCATCGCACCGCTGGTACCGCTTGGGCTCGCCGCCGGGCGCATCGGCAATTTCATCAACGGCGAACTGTGGGGGCGCGTCTGCGATCCTTCGTTGCCCTGGGCGATGGTCTTCCCGCAGTCCGGCAGCCTGGTGCCGCGTCATCCGTCACAGCTGTATCAGGCCGGGCTTGAAGGCGTGCTGCTCTTCGTCTTGCTCTGGATTTACGCTGGCAAGGCGCGTCCACGCACGGCGGTGTCGGGCGCTTTTCTGCTCGGTTATGGTGTCTTCCGCTTCATCGCCGAGTATTTCCGCTCGCCCGACGACGGCATCTTCGGCCTTTCCGAGGTCGTCAGCATGGGGCAGTGGTTGTCCTTGCCGATGGTTGTCCTCGGCATCGTGCTCCTGATCCGCGCAAATCGATCGCTTTCTGCGGAAGTCCGAAATTGA